The following are encoded together in the Lactuca sativa cultivar Salinas chromosome 1, Lsat_Salinas_v11, whole genome shotgun sequence genome:
- the LOC111891183 gene encoding peptide chain release factor 1, mitochondrial-like translates to MALQPRLEDDPLVKALKAFEIESLKSLVGDCEQDKDMRAMAYEELEQALKEEGYVHNLLLKALMPKDDADERDCILEVRAVHHDSRYENYSLKKVWRFEVVDVTEDDRLGNCFMCLINLKNAMSTIALHNSVRKMTD, encoded by the exons ATGGCCCTTCAACCGAGACTAGAAGATGATCCATTGGTGAAGGCATTGAAAGCTTTT GAAATTGAGAGTTTGAAATCACTAGTGGGCGATTGTGAACAAGATAAAGACATGCGGGCCATGGCATACGAAGAACTGGAGCAGGCGTTGAAAGAAGAAGGATATGTGCATAATCTGCTACTCAAGGCTTTAATGCCTAAGGATGATGCGGATGAAAGGGACTGCATTTTGGAAGTCAGAGCAG TACACCATGACTCCAGGTATGAGAACTACTCGCTGAAAAAGGTTTGGAGGTTTGAGGTGGTGGATGTGACGGAAGATGACAGATTAGGGAACT GCTTCATGTGCCTAATCAACCTTAAGAATGCCATGTCAACGATTGCTCTCCATAACTCTGTGAGGAAGATGACAGATTAG